The following are encoded together in the Strongyloides ratti genome assembly S_ratti_ED321, chromosome : 2 genome:
- a CDS encoding Intraflagellar transport protein 74 homolog: protein MQRPMTSSNRPTTSKGRPKTAGLNNIRPSSRRNWRNNNESNNTNDRPNTTMRTSLSRAQRTESRNGVILQKNEPTSGGIRPITGRRLETSSIQNRPMTKQGLSANIPPSRLGTVMKSRLVYDKSYYKGILNNKINTIVSELDNLKNELEQGEIDRQQVLFYEQKAEDQASEIRELQAQLHEFNIIIDKINTNSDLEEILIDYNEVQEANEKLAEELDKVYKDHREKEAEIKSLEDKLNVLKHQYNQQLAALDPSLKDRHENLIKEVEIKKNSIKEASALVNSLDKKREEIDNAIGSAPLKQQALVLNERILELKSKKKKIEEEISTNETPEDLRDRLLEQVKKNNEEIEIMENQIDDIMQNIENIKEEINEFDNNFETLVGDKSEKYREMMIMEKQIDEFFNNFITELSTTARILQEKEREIVGLLLKISINMEKDNEYENMEIQNKESNDPEVLAEVHLDLQEKLLQIADKVWEVEQQIEDGKKEYQKIQNKLGIDNENLNGENINNKRKKLETIKNTLQIKENELNQLKNKNKELMIKLKENENYDKIIKLEEANINKQKEIDILKEKVEKLRMTKDFETIKNNCLEKYKKLNLHLIELNK, encoded by the exons aTGCAACGTCCAATGACATCTAGTAATAGGCCTACAACATCTAAAGGCAGACCAAAAACAGCAGGATTAA ATAATATAAGACCATCTTCAAGAAGAAACTGgagaaataataatgaaagtAATAATACTAATGATAGACCAAATACAACTATGAGAACTTCCCTGTCACGAGCACAAAGAACAGAATCAAGAAATGGTGTAATACTACAAAAAAATGAACCAACGAGTGGGGGAATAAGACCAATTACAGGAAGAAGATTAGAAACATCTAGTATACAAAATCGTCCTATGACTAAACAAGGATTATCAGCTAATATTCCACCATCTAGATTAGGGACAGTTATGAAATCTAGATTAGTATatgataaaagttattataaaggaatattaaataataagattAATACAATTGTTAGTGAattagataatttaaaaaatgaattagaACAAGGTGAAATAGATAGACAAcaagtattattttatgaacAAAAAGCAGAGGATCAGGCTAGTGAGATACGTGAATTACAAGCACAATTACatgaatttaatattattattgataaaataaatacaaacaGTGACTTAGAGGAAATATTAATTGATTATAATGAGGTTCAGGAGGCTAATGAAAAGTTGGCTGAAGAATTAGACAAAGTATATAAAGATCATCGTGAAAAAGAAGctgaaataaaaagtttagaggataaattaaatgtattaaaacatcaatataatcaacaattaGCAGCCCTAGATCCATCGTTAAAAGATAGacatgaaaatttaattaaagaagttgaaataaaaaaaaatagtattaaagAGGCTAGTGCTTTGGTAAATTCTTTAGACAAGAAACGTGAAGAAATAGATAATGCTATTGGTAGTGCCCCATTAAAACAACAGGCACTTGTATTAAATGAAAGAATAttagaattaaaaagtaaaaaaaagaaaattgaaGAAGAAATTAGTACCAATGAGACACCAGAAGATTTAAGAGATAGACTTTTGGAacaagttaaaaaaaataatgaagaaaTTGAGATAATGGAAAATCAAATAGATGATATAATgcaaaatatagaaaatattaaagaagaaataaatGAGTTTGACAATAATTTTGAAACTTTAGTTGGTGATAAAAGTGAAAAGTACAGAGAAATGATGATTATGGAGAAACAGATtgatgaattttttaataattttattactgAATTATCTACAACTGCTAGAATTTTACAGGAAAAAGAAAGAGAAATAGTTGGACTATTGTTAAAGATAAGTATAAATATGGAAAAAGATAATGAATACGAGAATATGgaaatacaaaataaagaaaGTAATGATCCGGAGGTTTTGGCTGAAGTTCACCTAGATTtacaagaaaaattattacaaattgCTGATAAAGTTTGGGAGGTTGAACAACAAATTGAAGATGGAAAAAAAGAATAccaaaaaattcaaaataaattaggtattgataatgaaaatttgaatggagaaaatataaataataaaagaaaaaaactagaaactattaaaaatacacttcaaataaaagaaaatgaacttaatcaattaaaaaataaaaataaagaattaatgataaagttaaaagaaaatgaaaattatgacaaaattataaaacttgAGGAggcaaatattaataaacaaaaagaaatagatatattaaaagaaaaagttgaAAAGTTACGTATGACTAAAGATTTtgaaactattaaaaataattgcttagaaaagtataaaaaattaaatttacacTTAATTGagttaaataaataa